A window of the Streptomyces sp. Ag109_O5-10 genome harbors these coding sequences:
- a CDS encoding DMT family transporter — MIVAITCAVLAAASNAWGTVLQRRAATATPESRSPLALVGNLLRNPVWLGGILGVIGSALFQALALNFGTLAAVQPVFILELPLALVFGSLVFRVRVSRKAWWCVAAIFAGLAISLFSAAPSGGRAQVPGLWWVPTIAVMGAVTAALVLVGLRRPHGLARAACLAAAAAVGNALTAALVKSATHILSRQGATAFFLAWQTYGFALVGSFSIILLGYAMQGGPLIASQPALTLGDAVVSFCLGVTLYAESPRHGMWLLPGLFGVALLSYGVVTLSRTRCLAKCVDRDAEEDPHRAERRAATAM; from the coding sequence ATGATTGTCGCGATCACCTGCGCCGTGCTCGCCGCCGCCAGCAACGCGTGGGGCACGGTCCTGCAGCGACGCGCCGCCACGGCCACGCCCGAATCCCGCTCCCCGCTCGCCCTCGTCGGGAACCTGCTGCGCAACCCCGTCTGGCTCGGCGGAATCCTCGGAGTGATCGGCTCGGCCCTGTTCCAGGCACTCGCGCTCAACTTCGGGACCCTGGCGGCCGTCCAGCCGGTCTTCATCCTCGAACTGCCGCTCGCGCTCGTCTTCGGCAGCCTCGTGTTCCGGGTCCGGGTCTCCCGGAAGGCGTGGTGGTGCGTCGCCGCGATCTTCGCGGGGCTGGCCATCAGCCTCTTCTCCGCCGCTCCCTCCGGCGGACGCGCCCAGGTCCCCGGCCTCTGGTGGGTGCCCACGATCGCCGTCATGGGCGCGGTCACCGCCGCGCTCGTCCTCGTCGGCCTGCGCCGCCCGCACGGCCTGGCACGCGCGGCCTGCCTGGCCGCGGCCGCCGCCGTCGGCAACGCGCTCACGGCGGCCCTGGTGAAGTCCGCGACGCACATCCTGTCCCGGCAGGGGGCCACCGCGTTCTTCCTCGCGTGGCAGACCTACGGCTTCGCGCTCGTCGGCTCGTTCTCCATCATCCTGCTGGGCTACGCCATGCAGGGAGGCCCCCTCATCGCCTCCCAGCCGGCGCTCACCCTCGGCGACGCCGTGGTCAGCTTCTGTCTCGGAGTCACCCTCTACGCGGAGTCACCCCGCCACGGCATGTGGCTCCTGCCAGGCCTTTTCGGGGTCGCCCTCCTCTCGTACGGCGTCGTCACCCTCTCCCGCACCCGTTGTCTGGCGAAGTGCGTCGACCGTGACGCGGAGGAGGACCCTCACCGGGCGGAACGCCGGGCGGCGACGGCGATGTAG
- a CDS encoding histidine kinase has protein sequence MSTVSGDISIRTFEGRRWLFPSAVIHELDPDAGPAGRRPRRTARDWLVDFSCFLLAVLLGVAAANTMRQDPHVPHGLAVADQLIGGLSCAAVWLRRRWPTGLAIAMVPVSFASDTAGGASMVALFTLAVHRPFRHVAWITAANLVLVPLFYWLRPDPDLPYLAVVILVVLLTLLVVSLGMFVRSKRQLMVSLRDRARRAETEAGLRAERAQRLAREAIAREMHDVLAHRLTLLSVHAGALEFRPDAPREEIARAAGVIRESAHEALQDLREIIGVLRAADGDEAGGRPQPTLAALDSLVAEVRGAGMKVVLDNHVGDPAAVPASVGRTAYRIAQEGLTNARKHAPGAEVTVRVTGAPGDGLDITVHNPAPATEAPHVPGSGQGLIGLTERATLAGGRLEHRAVGDGGFEVRAWLPWAAASPAA, from the coding sequence TTGTCGACCGTGAGCGGTGACATCTCTATACGGACGTTCGAGGGGCGGCGGTGGCTGTTCCCCTCCGCCGTGATCCATGAACTCGACCCCGACGCCGGTCCGGCCGGCCGCCGGCCCCGGCGCACCGCGCGTGACTGGCTCGTCGACTTCAGCTGCTTCCTGCTGGCCGTCCTCCTCGGCGTGGCCGCCGCCAACACCATGCGCCAGGACCCCCACGTCCCGCACGGCCTCGCCGTCGCCGACCAGCTGATCGGCGGTCTGTCCTGCGCCGCGGTCTGGCTGCGCCGCCGCTGGCCGACCGGTCTGGCGATCGCCATGGTCCCGGTCAGCTTCGCCTCCGACACCGCGGGCGGCGCCTCCATGGTCGCGCTGTTCACGCTCGCCGTGCACCGCCCGTTCCGGCACGTCGCCTGGATCACCGCCGCCAACCTCGTGCTGGTCCCGCTCTTCTACTGGCTGCGCCCCGACCCCGACCTGCCGTACCTGGCCGTCGTCATCCTCGTCGTGCTGCTCACCCTCCTCGTGGTCAGCCTCGGCATGTTCGTGCGCTCCAAACGGCAGCTGATGGTCAGCCTGCGCGACCGGGCCCGGCGGGCCGAGACCGAGGCCGGGCTGCGCGCCGAGCGGGCCCAGCGGCTGGCCCGGGAGGCCATCGCCCGCGAGATGCACGACGTCCTCGCCCACCGGCTGACCCTGCTCAGCGTGCACGCCGGGGCGCTGGAGTTCCGGCCCGACGCGCCCCGGGAGGAGATCGCCCGGGCCGCCGGGGTCATCCGGGAGAGCGCCCACGAGGCCCTCCAGGACCTGCGCGAGATCATCGGCGTGCTGCGCGCCGCCGACGGCGACGAGGCGGGCGGCCGGCCGCAGCCGACGCTGGCCGCGCTGGACTCGCTGGTCGCCGAAGTACGGGGGGCCGGCATGAAGGTGGTGCTGGACAACCACGTCGGCGACCCGGCCGCGGTCCCCGCCTCCGTCGGCCGCACCGCCTACCGGATCGCCCAGGAGGGCCTCACCAACGCCCGCAAGCACGCCCCCGGCGCCGAGGTCACCGTCCGCGTCACCGGCGCCCCGGGCGACGGCCTGGACATCACCGTGCACAACCCCGCCCCCGCGACCGAGGCCCCGCACGTCCCCGGCTCCGGGCAGGGCCTGATCGGCCTCACCGAACGCGCCACGCTGGCCGGTGGACGGCTGGAGCACCGGGCCGTCGGCGACGGCGGCTTCGAGGTGCGCGCCTGGCTGCCCTGGGCCGCCGCCTCCCCGGCCGCGTGA
- a CDS encoding NADH:flavin oxidoreductase/NADH oxidase gives MNPLFTPFDLKSLTIPNRIWMAAMCQYSAEPDGAAAGVPTDWHFSHLAARAAGGTGLIITEAAAVSPEGRISPYDLGIWNDEQVAAFRRITAFLKSQGTVPGIQLAHAGRKASTERTWVDRGRPIAPDEPHGWTPVGPSAVAFDETSTVPEELTTDGIREIVQQFADAAVRAHAAGFQIAEIHGAHGYLIHQFLSPQSNRRTDEYGGSFEGRIRFALEVVDAVRAVWPEELPVFFRISATDWLSENPEDGRRGWTADDTVRLARELLAHGVDLMDISTGGIVPDAKITSGPGYQVPFADRVRNETGMPVAAVGLITEPAQADKVVASGSADAVLLGRELLRNPYWARHAADQLGGSVGAPVQYHRA, from the coding sequence TTGAACCCGCTCTTCACCCCCTTCGACCTCAAGTCGCTGACGATCCCCAACCGCATCTGGATGGCGGCGATGTGCCAGTACAGCGCGGAGCCGGACGGTGCGGCGGCCGGCGTCCCGACGGACTGGCACTTCTCCCACCTCGCCGCGCGCGCGGCCGGCGGCACCGGCCTGATCATCACCGAGGCCGCGGCGGTCAGCCCCGAGGGCCGGATCTCCCCCTACGACCTCGGCATCTGGAACGACGAGCAGGTCGCCGCCTTCCGGCGCATCACCGCCTTCCTGAAGTCGCAGGGCACGGTGCCCGGGATCCAGCTGGCGCACGCCGGGCGCAAGGCGTCGACCGAGCGCACCTGGGTCGACCGCGGGCGTCCGATCGCCCCGGACGAGCCGCACGGCTGGACGCCGGTGGGTCCCAGCGCGGTGGCCTTCGACGAGACGTCGACGGTGCCCGAGGAGCTGACCACGGACGGCATCCGCGAGATCGTCCAGCAGTTCGCCGACGCCGCCGTACGCGCCCACGCGGCCGGTTTCCAGATCGCCGAGATCCACGGCGCCCACGGCTACCTGATCCACCAGTTCCTCTCCCCGCAGAGCAACCGGCGCACCGACGAGTACGGCGGTTCCTTCGAGGGCCGGATCCGCTTCGCCCTGGAGGTCGTCGACGCCGTGCGCGCCGTGTGGCCCGAGGAGCTGCCGGTGTTCTTCCGCATCTCCGCGACCGACTGGCTGTCGGAGAACCCCGAGGACGGCCGGAGGGGCTGGACCGCCGACGACACCGTCCGCCTCGCCAGGGAGCTGCTGGCGCACGGCGTCGACCTGATGGACATCTCCACCGGCGGCATCGTCCCCGACGCGAAGATCACGAGCGGACCCGGCTACCAGGTCCCCTTCGCGGACCGCGTCCGCAACGAGACCGGCATGCCCGTCGCCGCCGTGGGCCTGATCACCGAGCCCGCGCAGGCCGACAAGGTCGTCGCCTCCGGCAGCGCCGACGCGGTCCTGCTGGGCCGGGAACTCCTGCGCAACCCGTACTGGGCCCGGCACGCCGCGGACCAGCTCGGCGGCAGCGTCGGCGCGCCCGTCCAGTACCACAGGGCCTGA